A region from the Streptomyces lydicus genome encodes:
- a CDS encoding helix-turn-helix domain-containing protein: MAEQKLNAPARAQYEIRRSPAGVRKVTEYQDPGYTIVGNHLTQHRSLSGLAIGLAAHIQSLPEGAPVDIRTLARRFPEGRVRIAAALRELEAYGYLERVRRRTDDGRVVTVTISYNNPEATRARRARDAAEQAKRHAAVEPPPPAPDPVPVRQSPQPDSTPKPAPTPKPSSAPTPSPAPQPPEPATDEHHTPAAALLANLRRDDPRLLLSVRDIHRLTPPVAAWLERGASPEAVRSALTAGLPPTLRHPAALLAHRLTELLPPPLPAAPTPPCAAPPPAPPPFQTCDGCERAFRAPAPGLCRNCRHSEPQSKEPPSMKLRTPVGTPAEMPTEMPTEMRSERHDDGPR; this comes from the coding sequence GTCACCGAGTACCAGGACCCCGGCTACACCATCGTCGGCAATCACCTCACCCAGCACCGTTCCCTGTCCGGCCTCGCGATCGGGCTCGCCGCCCACATCCAGTCGCTGCCCGAGGGCGCGCCGGTCGACATCCGTACGCTGGCCAGGCGGTTCCCTGAGGGGCGGGTCCGGATCGCCGCCGCGTTACGGGAGTTGGAGGCGTACGGCTACCTCGAACGGGTCCGGCGGCGCACCGATGACGGGCGGGTGGTCACGGTCACGATCTCGTACAACAACCCGGAGGCCACCCGCGCCCGCCGCGCCCGCGACGCCGCCGAGCAGGCCAAGCGCCACGCCGCCGTCGAACCGCCCCCTCCCGCGCCGGACCCGGTACCCGTAAGGCAATCCCCGCAGCCGGACTCAACGCCCAAGCCTGCCCCCACGCCCAAGCCTTCCTCCGCGCCAACGCCGTCCCCCGCCCCGCAGCCACCGGAGCCCGCGACCGACGAACACCACACCCCCGCCGCCGCCCTCCTGGCGAACCTCCGCCGCGACGACCCCCGCCTCCTGCTCTCCGTACGGGACATCCACCGCCTCACCCCGCCCGTCGCCGCCTGGCTGGAACGCGGCGCCTCCCCGGAGGCCGTACGCAGCGCCCTGACCGCGGGCCTCCCACCCACACTCCGCCACCCGGCGGCCCTGCTCGCCCACCGGCTCACGGAGCTCCTGCCCCCACCCCTCCCGGCGGCACCCACACCGCCCTGCGCCGCCCCACCCCCGGCCCCACCACCGTTCCAGACCTGCGACGGCTGCGAGCGGGCCTTCCGCGCTCCTGCCCCGGGCCTCTGCCGTAACTGCCGCCACTCGGAGCCTCAGAGCAAGGAGCCGCCTAGCATGAAGCTGAGGACTCCGGTGGGCACGCCGGCAGAGATGCCGACAGAGATGCCGACAGAGATGAGGAGCGAGCGCCATGACGATGGCCCCCGATGA
- a CDS encoding response regulator — translation MTTAPDTSSSILIVDDMEENLVALEAVLGSLTQKVVRARSGEEALKAMLREEFAVVLIDVLMPGMNGFETAANIKGLDQTKDVPIILLTGASVDPNYAYRGYTVGAADFLIKPFDPWLLRTKVNVFLDLHRKNRQLAAQADQLKRLLTSDDHPGGDGPPPGTSTTTTAPAAPTATAAGAAATTARADAASSPDATAPPPAPSPSPTGAGSGMAGHPPIPPEGPGAPAPSKPPPQPAAPAAGDASRLAEIAGQLAEVELLLRDAKGADKKRLADRITELEEAVGRLMVSRGT, via the coding sequence ATGACAACCGCACCGGACACCTCGTCCAGCATCCTCATCGTCGACGACATGGAGGAAAACCTCGTCGCGCTGGAAGCCGTACTGGGCTCGCTCACCCAGAAGGTGGTCCGCGCGCGATCCGGCGAAGAGGCGCTGAAGGCCATGCTCCGCGAGGAATTCGCGGTCGTCCTCATCGATGTGCTGATGCCGGGCATGAACGGCTTCGAGACCGCCGCCAACATCAAGGGCCTGGACCAGACCAAAGACGTCCCGATCATTCTCCTCACCGGCGCCTCGGTCGACCCGAACTACGCCTACCGCGGCTACACGGTCGGCGCCGCCGACTTCCTCATCAAGCCCTTCGACCCCTGGCTGCTGCGCACCAAGGTGAACGTGTTCCTCGACCTCCACCGCAAGAACCGCCAACTCGCCGCGCAGGCCGACCAGTTGAAGCGTCTGCTGACGTCGGACGATCACCCCGGAGGCGACGGACCGCCGCCCGGCACGAGCACGACGACCACGGCTCCGGCGGCACCGACGGCCACGGCAGCCGGCGCGGCAGCCACCACGGCCCGAGCGGACGCGGCTTCGTCCCCGGACGCGACAGCGCCGCCGCCCGCCCCCTCACCCTCACCCACGGGGGCGGGGTCGGGAATGGCCGGGCATCCTCCCATCCCCCCGGAAGGCCCCGGCGCCCCGGCGCCTTCAAAGCCGCCCCCGCAGCCCGCGGCACCCGCCGCCGGCGACGCATCCCGCCTCGCGGAAATCGCCGGCCAGCTCGCCGAGGTGGAACTCCTCCTGCGTGACGCGAAAGGCGCCGACAAGAAGCGTCTTGCCGACCGCATCACCGAACTGGAGGAAGCAGTCGGCAGGTTGATGGTCAGCCGGGGGACGTGA
- a CDS encoding Uma2 family endonuclease translates to MTMAPDDAQRDALLYQTMREFVQSMDDTLPGKFEITKEGIVHDMMTPVGPQELTTLRVRKRLEKVMPEVLVAHTGTPDVESRAEGIMRHPDVMVIAEADMEVEGAFDPRTLLAAIEVVSRSNPDNDWVSKVRDYPLLGIPVYAIFDPRTGSGAVLSDIHPTPSGPRYATRKEFVYGEDVTIGEWTITTQDLPRYV, encoded by the coding sequence ATGACGATGGCCCCCGATGACGCGCAGCGGGACGCCCTTCTGTACCAGACCATGCGGGAGTTCGTTCAGTCCATGGACGACACCCTTCCAGGCAAGTTCGAGATCACGAAGGAAGGGATTGTTCACGACATGATGACGCCTGTCGGGCCACAGGAGTTGACCACGCTACGTGTCCGTAAACGCCTTGAAAAGGTGATGCCGGAAGTACTGGTGGCCCATACGGGGACCCCCGACGTGGAGAGCCGGGCCGAGGGCATCATGCGTCACCCTGATGTCATGGTGATCGCCGAGGCAGACATGGAGGTCGAGGGGGCCTTCGATCCCCGCACGCTCCTTGCCGCCATCGAAGTCGTTTCCCGTTCCAACCCGGACAACGACTGGGTGAGCAAAGTGCGCGACTATCCCCTCCTCGGTATTCCTGTGTACGCGATCTTCGACCCGCGTACGGGATCGGGCGCGGTGCTCTCCGATATCCATCCGACCCCGAGTGGCCCCCGCTATGCGACCCGTAAGGAATTCGTCTACGGCGAGGACGTCACCATCGGTGAGTGGACCATCACGACGCAGGACCTCCCGCGTTACGTATAG